The Lysobacter helvus nucleotide sequence GCCCTGCAGCTTGAACGGGCCATGCACCCAGAACGATTCCAGGCCCGTCGTCGCGATGCGGTCCGTGTTGCGCAGCGCGCCGGTATCGACGATGCGCTGGCCGGCCAGGTCGGCGTCCGGACGCGCGCGCCACTGCACCGTGTCGGTAAAGGTGTCGTAGTTGTTGTACGACAGGCCCACGTGGAAGATCGAGCCCGTCGCGTTGATGGGCGCCCAGTAGGCGCGCACGCCCCAGCCCGGACCGTGCGGCGTCGGCGCCGGATGCTCGGTGAGTTCCTTGGTGAAGACGCTGCCGGCGATCGCCCAGTTGTTGTCGCCGTACTGGTACATCGCACCGAGGCGGCGCGCGATGCCGAAGGTGTTGGTGGTGACGGCCTTGGAGATGAAGTCGTTGTTCTTCGTCGACGACAGCTCTTCGAGCGAGTTGAGCTGCTTGTACTGGCCGACCTGGAAGAAGTGGTTGGCGTTGCCGCGGATCTTGTACTTGGCGTTGACGTCGAGCCACTTGTCGGCCTTCGCGTCGTAACCGAGCACCCACTCGAGGTTGCCCGGGCCCTTGCCCTTGAGCACGAGTTCGGCGCGGCGCATTTCGAAGTCGGCGTCCTTGCCGTCCGGCGCATCGCCGTTGAGGTTGGCGAAGTCGTTGTTGAACCAGTTGCCGTCGGCCTGGACCAGGCCTTCGAAGGTGACTTCGGAATCGGCGATGACGTCGAGCGCGACCTGCGCGTGCGCGGCGGGCGCGGCGAACATGCCAAGCGCGCCGAGGACGGCGAGGGTCAGGGTGCTGCGGGTGAGGTTCATGGCGAGCCCTTCGGGCGGGGTGGTGAGGAATGCCGCGCAGCCTAGGGCGTGAATCTTTCGTTATTGTGACAAGTTGCGGGCGCGTGACACTTTCGGTGCGATTGCTTGCGGCGGTGGGGTCTTGTCGGGGAAGCGGCAAAGGTCCGCGATCGGGCAGCCCGGGCAGTTGGGTTTGCGCGCGAGGCACGTGTAGCGGCCGTGGAGGATCAGCCAGTGGTGCGCATCGTGCAGGAATTCGGCGGGGATCACGTGCACGAGGTTGTCCTCCACCGTGCGTACGTCCTTGCCCGGCGCCAGGCCCGTGCGGTTGGCGACGCGGAAGATGTGCGTGTCCACCGCCATCGTGGGTTCGCCGAAGGCGGTGTTGAGGACCACGTTCGCGGTCTTGCGGCCGACACCGGGGAGGGCTTCGAGCGCTTCGCGGGTGCGCGGCACTTGCCCGTCGTGCTCGTCCAGCAGCTGTTGCGACAGCGCCATGACATTGGCGGCCTTGGTGTTGAACAGGCCGATGGTGGCGATCGCCTTCTTCAGTTTCGCTTCGCCGAGGGCGACGATCGCGGCCGGCGTGTTGGCGACCGGGAAGAGTTTGCGCGTGGCCTTGTTGACGCCGACATCGGTGGCCTGCGCGGACAGCACCACGGCGACCAAGAGTTCGAACGGGCTCTTGAACTCGAGCTCGGTGGTGGGATGCGGGTTGAGTTCGCGCAGGCGCGTGAAGAGTTCGGTGATTTCGGCGCGGGTGAGCTTCGTGCGCTTCGTCCTGCGGGCGGGCTGCTTCATTCGGGCTTGCGTTGTGCGGCGCGGGCTTTCGCGCGGGCGAGGGCGGCCGCGGCGGCGGGCGGGAGCGTCGGCTTCGCGACGTCCGGCGTGGCGACCGGGGTGCGGCGCGCATCGCGTTCGGCGCGGCGGCGTTCGAGGCGGGCGTTGCGGGCGCGGAAGCGTTCGCGGGCGTCGAGGGCGGCGCGGCGTGCGTCGCGTGCGTTCGCGAGCAGCGCGCTACAGGCGGGCCTGCAGGCGTCGCATTCGATCGCGCCGAGCAAGCCTGCGTCGAGCGCGCGATCCACATCGTCGACGCGCAGGGCATCGACGATGCGATGCGCGGCCTCGCCGCGCGGATCAACGCAACCGCACACCGTGCAGGGCATCAGCGGCCGTTGAACGCAGGCTTGCGGCGTTCGAGGAACGCGGTGGTGCCTTCGCGCATGTCGTCGGTCGCGAACATCAAACCGAACTGCGCGCTCTCGTATTCCAGGCCTTCCTCGATGCCGCATTCGCCGCCGACGGCGATGCAGTCGAGGATGCCGCGCATCGCGAGCGGGGCTGCGTTCGCGAGTTGCTCCGCGAAGGCCATGACGTGCGATTCCAGCTCCGCCGCCGGCACCACGCGATTGACGATGCCGAGGTGCAACGCGCGCGCCGCGTCGATCGGCGCGCCGGCCAGGCACAGTTCCAGCGTGGCGGCGCGACCGGCCAGGCGCAGCAGGCGCTGCGTGCCGCCGAAGCCGGGGATGAGGCCGAGGTTGATCTCGGGCTGGCCGACCTTCGCGGTGTCGGACGCGATGCGCAGGTGGCAGCTCATCGCCAGTTCCAGGCCGCCGCCGAGCGCGAAGCCGTTGACCATCGCGATCACGGGCTTCGGCATGCGTTCGATGCGCCGCATCATGCGTTGGCCGCGCAGCGAGAAGTCGCGCCCTTCGACCGGCGTGAGGGCGTGCATTTCGGCGATGTCGGCGCCCGCGACGAAGGCCTTCGGCCCGCTGCCCGTGAGGATCACGACGCGCACGGCCGGGTCCGCGGCGGCCGCATCGAAGGCGCGATGCAGGGCGTCCAGGGTGGCGAGGTTCAGCGCGTTGAGCTTGTCGGGGCGGTGGACCGTGAGGATTCTTATCGCGCCGTGGTCGGTGGTGAGCAGGACGGCGTCGTTCTGGGCGGAGTCGGTCATTCGGAAAGCTCGCTGGGGCGTGTTCGAAGGGGGGCGGGTCGCGCGCACCGCCGCTTTCACGGGGAAAAACGCGGCGAACCGGGGCGCGGAACTAAACCTGCGGGGTCCGGTCAGAGGGCCCGGTCGTCAGTGGCGATTCAGCGCGGCGGCCGCTATCCTAGCGCGCCCTTCCGGGACCAACGGACGGGCAATCCCCGGGGTGGCCTGCATGCGCAATACATCGCGCCGGATCGCTTCGATTCCTACCCAGAGAGGTTGTACCGAATGAAGTTGCGCCTGCTTGCCGCCAGTGTCGCGGCCCTCACCCTTGTGTCCGGCCTCGCGCTGGCGCAGGACACCACGACCGAAAAGGGCAAGCTCAGTTATTACTTCGGCTACCAGTTCGGTCGCGACCTCGCCGAGAGTGGCGAACAGGTCGACGTCAACACGCTGGTCAAGGCCGTCCAGGACGGCTACGGCAAGAAGCAGCCTGCGCTGGCCGAAAAGGACCTGCGCCCGGCGGTCGAAGCCTTCCAGAAGCGCCAGCAGGCGAAGGCCGCTGCCGCCAAGGCCGCGTTCGACAAGGATGCCGCCGCCAACAAGACCAAGAGCGACCAGTACCTGGCCGCCAACAAGGCCAAGGCCGGCGTGAAGACGCTCGCCGGCGCCAGTGGCGTGCAGTACCGCGTGATGGAGCCGGGCACCGGCGCCAAGCCCACGGCCAACAGCACGCTCGCGCTGGAAGTCGGTGGTCCGTACCTGTTCGGCCAGAAGGCCGCGGACGACAAGATCCAGAACATCCCGAGCATCAAGCTGAGCGAAGTGCAGATGCCGGCGATGCGCGAAGCCCTGGCGCAGATGCCGGCGGGTTCGAAGTGGGAGATCGTCGTTCCGCCGGCCAGCGCCTTCGGCGCCGACCCGCGCACCGGCTTCCCGCCGAACGTCGCGGTCGCCTTCGAAGTGAAGCTGGTCAGCGTCAAGTAACACCTCGCAGTCGCAAGACGACGAACGCCGGCCCCGCGCCGGCGTTTGTTTTTCTGATGAGAGTTCTCCATCGTGCATTCCATGACTTTCCGCGCCGTCCTCAGTCCTTGCGTCGGCATCTGCAGCCTCGACGACCTGGGGCTGTGCACGGGGTGCCGTCGCACCACGGCGGAGATCGCACGCTGGGGCCAGATGAACGATGACGAGCGCCTGCGCCTGATGGAAATCGTCCTGCCGCAGCGCGCGCCCTTCGACGCGCAATGACGCTGGACCTGGCGCACCTGCGCGCGGTGCTGCATCCGACCGACGCGCCTCCCGCCGGTCCCGGCTGGAACCACGCCGAACTCGACGGCCTGTTGCCCGATCCTCCGTTGCGCGAAGCCGCGGTCCTCGTGGGCCTCGTGCCGCGCATCGAGGGGTGGCAGGTGTTGCTCACGCGTCGCACCGATGCGCTGCGGCACCACGCGGGGCAGGTGAGTTTCCCCGGCGGTCGCATCGAAGCCGTGGACGCCGATGCCATCGCCGCCGCGCTGCGCGAGAGCCGCGAAGAAATCGGCTTGCTGCCGTCGCAGGCCGCGCCCGTGGGCTTCCTCGATCCGCTGTGCACGATCACGGGCTTCCGCGTGTCGCCGCTGGTCGCGATGGTCGATGCGGAGTTCGTCGCGCGCCCGGATCCGGGCGAAGTCGCCGAGGTCTTCGAGGTCCCGCTGGACTACATCCTCGACCCGGCCAACCTGGCCGAGCTCGAAATCACGACGGTCGGCGGTCGCCCCCTCCCGGGCGGACGGCCGCGCCGCGTGCTGGAATTCGTGGATAGAGGTAACCCGCGGAACCGGATCTGGGGCGCCACCGCCTCGATCCTGTTCAACCTGCGGGAACGCATCGCAAGCGCGACGACCGCGGGCTGAGCCCGCACACCAGGAGCGTCACATGGCCGGATGGACCACCCTCGTGCAGGCCGAAACGCTGGCCGTCGCGCTCAATCGGCCAGACCTGGCGATCGTCGATTGCCGGTTCTCGCTGATGAATCCCCTCGCGGGCGAAAGCGCCTACCTCGACGGCCACATCCCGGGCGCGGTGTACGCGCACTTGGAGCGCGACCTGTCCGACATGACGCCCGGTGGCGAAGGCCGCCATCCGTGGCCGAAGGCGGAAACCTTCACCGCGAAGCTCGGCGCGTGGGGCATCCGGCCGGAACACCAGATCGTCGCGTACGACGATGGCGAAGGTGCGCACGCGGCGCGCTTCTGGTTCCTGATGCGCATGCTCGGCCACGAGAAAGTGGCCGTGCTCGATGCAGGCTGGAAGCATTGGACGTCGGTGGGCCTGCCCGTGGATTCGCAGGTGCCCAAGCCGGTGACCGGGCGCTATCCCGGCACGTTCGATACGTCGCGCTTGCTCGACAGCGCGCAGGTGCAGGCGCGCCTCGCGCAAGGCGAGATGCTGATCGATGCGCGCGCGGCGGACCGCTTCCGCGGCGAGAACGAAATGATCGATCGCATCGCCGGCCACGTGCCGGGCGCGGTCAATCGTCCGTATCCGGACAACCTGCTCCACGATCACTTCAAGACGCCGATGCAGCTCGCCGACGAATTCCGCGCGTTGCTCGGGCACACATCGCCGGAGCAGGTGATGGTGATGTGCGGCTCGGGCGTCACGGCGTGCCACCACCTGCTGGCGATGGAGCGCGCGGGGCTGCGCGGTGCGCGCCTGTATACCGGATCGTGGAGCGGCTGGATCACCGATCCGGCGCGGCCCATCGCAACCGGCGAGGCCTGATTACTTCCCGAGTCGTGCGATCAACGCACGCAACCCGGCCTGCGTGTCGGGCGCGCTCCATGCATCGATGAAGCGGGAAAGCCCGATGCGTTCCGGCTGCATCGCCGCGACGACATCCGCGCGCGCGATCGCACGCGTTTCCAGCACGGGCTGGCGCGGCAAGGCGAGCAGCGCTTCCAGCCACACGTGCGCGCGCTTGACGACTTCATCGACGCTGGCGAGTTCATCGACCAGGCCGATGTCGAACGCGCGCTGCGCGTCCACCATCTCGCCTCCGACCAGCAAACGCTCCGCGCGCTGCGGCCCGACCATGCGGCGCATCAAGTACTGGATGCCTTCCGGCGCGACGAGGCCCACCTGCGTTTCGTTGAGCCCGATGCGATACAGCCCGTCGGCCATGACGCGATAGTCGCAGCACAACGCGAGCACGCAGCCACCGGCGGGCGCATGGCCGGCGAGCGCGGCCACGACCGGCACCGGCGATTCGGCGAGCGCGCGCGCGGCACCGAAGAAGGCTTCCCACGCTTGCAGCAGTGCAGCGCGGTCATCGCCCAGGCTCAGCAGGTGCGGCACATCGAGGCCGGCGGAAAACACCTTGGGGCCGCCCGACAGCACGATGCCTGCAGCGCCACCGGCGATGGCCTCGGCGAGCGCGTTGCGCAGGTCCGTGCACAGCTGCGGGTTCAAGGCATTGACCGGCGGGCGCGCGAGTTTCAGTTCGACGATCGAGCCGTGCGTGGTGCGTTCGATGAGCGACATGCGGGCATCCGGTGCGTGGGGTCGGCCGGTATCATAGGCCGCATGAAAAACGTCCGCCTCGCACCGTTCGCTGCCGTCCTCGTCCTGTCGTTCCTGGCCCCGGCCTGCGCGAAGCAGCCGACCGCCGCGGCCGCCTGCGTGCCGGTCGTGCGCGACGGGTGGATCCGCCTGGTGCCGGGGATGGATTCGATGCAGGCGGGCTTCGGCCGCATCGAGAACCGCTGCGCCACGCCCGCGACGATCGTCGGCGCGCGCAGTCCCGCGCACGGCATGGCCGAGTTGCACGAGACGAAGATCATCGATGGCGTGAACCGCATGCGGGCGGTGCCGACGCTACGCATCGCGCCGGATGACGCGGCGGTGCTGAAGCCGGGTGGGTTGCACCTGATGCTGATGGAAGCGCGCGCGCCGCTGAAGGCGGGCAGCAAGGTGGCGATCGAATTCCCGCTGCAGGATGGGCGGGTGGTGCGGGGGGAATTTGTGGTGAAGGCACCGGGCGAATAAGAGCGCCCCCTCCCAGCCTCCCCCGACGGTGTCGGGGGAGGAGCAAAAACTAGCTCGCCATCTCCCGCACGGCATCCGGCAACGGAATCGGGCGGCCGCTCGCGCGTTCGATCCACACCATCACCACGTGGCCGTCGGCGTACAGCGTCTTGCCGTCCTCCGACACGATGCGATGGCCCAGCGTCGCGCTGGTGTTGCCCACGCGATCGGCATACAGCTCGACGACCACGTTCGCCGGATACGGGATCGGCATCTTGTAGTTCATCTGCACCGCAGCCAGCAGCGGTGCCATCGTGTCATCCATCCATGCGCGGTCGAGCGATTCGAACCAGCGGATGCGCGCCTCTTCCAGGTAGGTCATGAAGTTGGCGTTGTTGACGTGGTTGAACGCGTCCAGGTCGCGCCAGCGCAACGCCATCGGCATGCGGAACAGCAGCTTGTGCGGCGTGTCCGTCATGCGGCGGACTTCCGCTTCGGGGCCTTCTTCGCGGCGGCCTTGGCGGCCTTTGCCGCAGCGGCGTCGGCCTTCTTCGTCGCCAGCTTTTCGGCCTTCGTCGGCGGACGCGGCGCGTCCGGACGCGGCGACGGTGCGGGTTTCGTCGGCTTCGCTTCCGTGCCGAGCACCTTGCGCAGGAACTGGCCCGTGTGCGAATGCGCAACACCCGCGACGTCTTCCGGCGTACCGGTCGCGATGATCGAACCACCGCGATGGCCGCCCTCCGGCCCGAGGTCGATCACCCAGTCCGCCGTCTTGATGACGTCGAGGTTGTGTTCGATCACCACGATCGTGTTGCCGTCGTCGCGCAGCTTGTGCAGCACGGCGAGCAGGTGCTCGATGTCGTGGAAGTGCAGGCCGGTGGTGGGCTCGTCGAGGATGTAGAGCGTGCGGCCGGTGTCGCGGCGCGAGAGTTCCTTCGACAGCTTGACGCGCTGTGCTTCGCCGCCCGACAACGTGGTGGCGGGCTGGCCGAGCTTGACGTAGCTCAGGCCCACGTCCATCAGCGTTTCGAGCTTGCGCGAAATCGTGGGCACCGGTTCGAACAGCGACAGCGCGTCTTCCACCGTCATTTCCAGCACGTCGTGGATGCTGTAGCCCTTGTAGAGGATCTCCAGCGTCTCGCGGTTGTAGCGCTTGCCGTGGCAGACGTCGCAGGGCACGTACACGTCGGGCAGGAAGTGCATCTCGACCTTGATCAGGCCGTCGCCCTGGCACGCTTCGCAACGGCCGCCGCGCACGTTGAAGCTGAAACGCCCCGGCGAGTAACCGCGCGAGCGCGATTCCGGCACCGACGCGAACAACTCGCGCAGCGGCGTGAACAGGCCCGTGTACGTCGCGGGATTGGAACGCGGCGTGCGGCCGATCGGCGACTGGTCGATGTCGACGACCTTGTCGAACAGATCGATGCCGTGCACTTCGCGATGCGCCGACGGCTTGTGCGACGCGCCGTTGATCTCGTTGGCGGCCAGCGCGTACAGCGTGTCGTTGATCAGCGTCGACTTGCCGGAGCCGGACACGCCGGTGATCGCGGTGAACAAGCCGGCGGGGATCTCGAGATCCACGTTCTTCAGGTTGTGGCCGCTCGCACCGAGCAGCTTCAGCATCATCTTCTTGTTGGGCTTGTGGCGCACCGCGGGGATCTCGATGCGCTTCTTGCCGCTCATGTACGCACCGGTGAGCGAGCGCGGCGCCTTCAGCACGTCGGCGAACGTGCCCTGCGCGACGATCTCGCCGCCATGCACGCCCGCGCCGGGGCCGATGTCCACGATGTGGTCGGCCAGGCGGATCGCATCCTCGTCGTGCTCGACGACGATGACGGTGTTGCCCAGGTCGCGCAGGCGCGTGAGCGTGCCGAGCAGGCGTTCGTTGTCGCGCTGGTGCAGGCCGATCGAGGGTTCGTCGAGCACGTACATCACGCCGACCAGGCCGGCGCCGATCTGCGACGCCAGGCGGATGCGCTGGGCTTCGCCGCCCGACAACGTATCGGCCTTGCGTTCGAGCGTGAGGTAATCCAGGCCCACGTCGACGAGGAAGCGCAGGCGTTCGCCGATTTCCTTGACGATCTTGACCGCGATCTCGCCGCGCCAGCCCGGCAGCTGCATGTGGCTGAAGAACGCGACGGCTTCGTCGATCGGCATCACCACGATGTCCGACAACGGGCGATCGGCGACGAACACGTTGCGCGCGGAGCGATTGAGGCGCGCACCACCGCAATCCACGCACGGGCGCTCGCTGATGTACTTCGCCAGTTCCTCGCGCACGGCGGCGCTTTCGGTTTCCTGGTAACGGCGCTCGAGGTTGGGCAGGATGCCTTCGAACTTGTGCTTGCGCTGCGTGCGCCCGCCCGCGTCCGTGAGGTAGGTGAAGGTGATCACCTGGCTGCCGCTGCCGTGCAGGACGGCGTTGCGTTGTTCGTCGGTGAGTTCCTGCCACGCGCTGTCGACGTTGAAGCCGTAGTGGCGCGCGAGCGAGGCGATCAGCTGGAAGTAGTAGACGTTGCGGCGGTCCCACCCGCGCACCGCGCCCGCCGCGAGCGAGAGCTCCGGGTGCACGACCACGCGCGAAGGATCGAAGAACTGGCTCACGCCCAGGCCATCGCACGTGGGGCACGCGCCGACCGGGGAGTTGAAGGAGAACAGGCGCGGTTCCAGCTCCGGCAGCGAGTAGTCGCACACCGGGCAGCTGTACTTCGAGGAGAACAGCAGCGGATCGAGCTTGTCGTCGTCGAGCGACTGCACGATCGCCATGCCGTCGCCGAGCTTCAGCGAGGTCTCGAAGGATTCGGCGAGGCGCTGCTTGAGGTCGTCGCGCACCTTGAAGCGGTCGATGACGGCTTCGATCGTGTGCTTCTGGCGCAGCGCGAGCGGCGGCACGGCGTCGATCTCGTGCAGCACGCCATCCACGCGCACGCGCACGAAACCCTGCGCACGCAATTGCTCGAACACCTGCGCGTGCTCGCCCTTGCGCTCGCGGATCACGGGCGCGAGCAGCATCCAGCGCTGCTCGGCGGTCTTCGGGTCGTTGGCCAGGGCCAGGACCTGGTCGACCATCTGGCTGATCGTCTGCGCTTCCAGCGGGAAGCCGTGGTCCGGGCAGCGCGGGGTGCCCACGCGCGCGTACAGCAGGCGCAGGTAGTCGTAGATCTCGGTGATCGTGCCCACGGTGGACCGCGGGTTGTGCGAGGTGGCCTTCTGCTCGATCGCGATCGCCGGGCTCAGGCCCTCGATGTGGTCGACGTCCGGCTTCTCCATCACGCTGAGGAACTGGCGCGCGTAGGCCGACAGGGACTCCACGTACCGGCGCTGGCCCTCGGCGTAGATGGTGTCGAACGCCAGCGACGACTTGCCCGACCCGGACAGGCCGGTGATCACGATCAGCTTGTCCCTGGGCAGGTCGATGTCCAGGTTCTTGAGGTTGTGCGTCCGCGCGCCGCGGATGCGGATGAAGTCCATCGCCATCGAGTGTCGGGATCCGTGGGGTGGGTGCGTGGGGGCGGGCGGCCCGGGGAACAGGGGAGCCTAGCGAGGAGGGGAGGTGGGGGCAAATCCCCGCAAACCCAGTCTGGGCGCGGCCGGTCGCAGGGGCTGCGACCTGAAGCAGTCAGGTGGGCGGATCGGGGCCGGATCGGGCCCCCGGGGTTGTTCCAAGCGACTGATTCCCCTAGAATCCCGCGGCTGTCCGCCCTCGAAGGCGGTCAGAGCGACCACAATAACTACAGAGGAAGTCTGGTCATGTACGCAGTACTGGTCACCGGCGGTAAGCAATACCGCGTGATGAAGGGCGAGACGCTGCGCGTCGAACTGCTCGACATCGAAGCCGGCAAGGAGATCACGTTCGACAACGTGCTCATGCTGGGCGACGGCGAAGGCGTCAAGCTCGGCGACGCGCTCAAGGGCGCCAGCGTCACCGCCACCGTCAAGGGGCACGGCCGCGCCGACAAGGTGCGCATCGTGAAGTTCCGCCGCCGCAAGCACCATCGCAAGCAGATGGGCCACCGGCAGCATTACACCGAAATCGAGATCACCGGCATCGCCGGTGGCGACAAGAAGTAAGGAGCAGCAGCCATGGCACATAAAAAGGGCGTAGGTTCCTCGCGCAACGGCCGCGACTCCAACCCGAAGTTCCTGGGCGTGAAGCTGTACGGCGGCCAGGCCGTCGACGCGGGCAACATCATCGTTCGCCAGCGCGGCACGCAGTTCCACCCGGGCATGGGCGTCGGCCTCGGCCGCGACCACACCCTGTTCGCGCTGATAGACGGCAAGGTCGAGTTCTCGACCAAGGGCCCGAAGAAGCGCCGCACCGTCAGCGTCGTCGCGTAAATTTGACGACCCGGTGTGCGACGAACCCCGCTCCGGCGGGGTTCTTCGTTTTGATCCCCCGCAGTACGCAGCGCCAACCGAAGTAACGCCATGAAACTCTTCGACGAAGCAGAAATCACCGTGACCGCCGGCAATGGCGGCAACGGCTCCATCAGTTTCCGGCGCGAGAAGTTCATCCCGCTCGGCGGCCCCGATGGCGGCGACGGCGGCGACGGCGGCAACGTCTGGATCCAGGCGGACGAAAACCTCAACACGCTCGTCGACTTCCGCCACCAGAAGCACTTCAAGGCCCAGCGCGGCGAGAACGGCATGGGCAGCCAGATGTACGGCAAGGGCGGCACGGACCACACGATCACCGTGCCCGTGGGCACCGTCGTGCACAACGTCGACACCGACGAAATCATCGGCGACCTGGTCGCGCACGGCGATCGCCTGCTCGTCGCGCACGGCGGCAAGGGCGGCCTCGGCAACATGCATTTCAAGAGCTCGATCAATCGTTCGCCGCGGCGCGCCACGCCGGGCGGCGAGGGCGAGTCGCGCACGTTGAAGCTCGAGCTGAAACTGCTCGCCGACGTGGGCCTGCTCGGCTTCCCCAACGCGGGCAAGAGCACCTTCATCCGCGCGGTGTCGGCCGCGACGCCGAAGGTCGCGGACTATCCGTTCACCACGCTGTATCCCAACCTCGGCGTCGTCAGCGTCGAGCCGGGCCGCAGCTTCGTCATCGCCGACATCCCGGGCCTGATCGAAGGCGCGGCCGACGGCGCGGGCCTGGGTGCGCAGTTCCTGCGCCACGTGCAGCGCACGCGCCTGCTGCTGCACCTCGTCGACCTCGCCCCGATGGAAGGCGGCGTGGAAGCCTCGCCGGCCGAACAGGTACGCGCCATCGAACACGAGCTGCGCAAGTACGACCCGGGCATGCTCGAGAAGCCGCGCTGGCTGGTGCTCAACAAGGCCGACCTGCTGTTCGAGGACGAGGCGCGCGAGCGCGCCGAGGAAGTCGTGCGCGAACTCGGTTGGACCCAGCCCTGGTACCTGGTCTCCGCCATCGGCCGCGAGAACACCTGGCCGATCGCGCTGTCCGTGCAGGCGTTCTTCGATCGCCTCAAGGAAGACGAGGCCGAGCGCGCCGCGCAGGATGCCCCGCGTGTTTGATTCGCGGGCAACAAAAAACCCGGCCGAGGCCGGGTTCTTCGTGACGGCGGCTGCGGCGCCTGGATCAGGCGGCCTGCAGGGCCTTGATGCGCGCCGTGAGGCGGCTCTTGTGGCGGGCGGCCTTGTTCTTGTGGATCAGGCCACGGCTGCTGAAGCGATCGAGGATCGGCTGGGCGACGACGAACGCGGCCTGGGCGGCAGCGGCATCGTTGGCGTCGAGGGCCTTGAGCACTTTCTTGACGGCGGTGCGGAGCATCGAGCGCTGGGCGGCATTGCGGGCGTTGCGCACGACGGTCTGCTTGGCGCGCTTCTTTGCGGACTTGATATTGGCCACGACTGGAATCCTGGGGTGCAGATGTTGGAATTAGGGGTGTCGACGGGGGCGCTGAAGAGCTGGGCCGGCCCGACGAAGCGCGGAAGTATGGGCGGATCAGGTACTTGCGTCAACCCGCCGGGGGATTTCCGATGACGGCCGCTGCCCACAAGCCCCGGATGATGCGGGGCCTGCTGTCCTTCGGCAGCATGACGATGGTCAGCCGGGTGTTCGGCCTGGTGCGGGACGTGGCCATCACGCACGTCTTCGGCGCCAATGCGGGCACCGACGCCTTCTGGGTGGCCTTCCGCATCCCGAACTTCATGCGGCGGCTGTTCGCCGAGGGGTCGTTCTCCACGGCGTTCGTCCCGGTGTTCACCGAGATCAAGGAGAAGCGGACCCACGCGGAGTTGAAGGAACTGGTCTCCCGCACGGCGGGCACCCTGGGCGCCGTCCTGCTGCTGATCGTCGCGCTGGGGATGATCTTCGCGCCCCAGGTCGCCACGCTGTTCTCGGGCGGGGAGGCGCGGGACCCGGACAAGTTCACCCTCACCGTCGAGCTGCTGCGCCTCACGTTCCCGTTCCTGCTGTTCGTTTCGCTCACCGCGCTCGCGGGCGGGGCGCTCAACAGCTTCCACAAGTTCGCGATGCCGGCGCTGACGCCGGTGATCCTCAACCTGTGCATGATCGCCGGCGCCCTGTGGCTGTCGCCGAAGCTCGAGGTGCCGATCCTCGCGCTGGGCTGGGCGGTGTTCTTCGCGGGCATCCTGCAGTTGCTGTTCCAGTTGCCGCAGCTGGCGAAGCTGGACCTGCTGGCGCTGCCGAAGTGGGGCGGCTCGCATCCGGACGTGCGCAAGGTCATGCGCCTGATGGTGCCGACGCTGTTCGGTTCGTCGATCGCGCAGATCAATTTGTTGCTCGATACGGTGATCGCCGCGCTGCTGGTCGCCGGTTCGCAGACCTGGCTCTCGCAGGCCGATCGCTTCCTCGAACTGCCCCTGGGCGTGTTCGGCGTCGCGCTGGGCACCGTGATCCTGCCCTCGCTCGCGCGCCACCACATCAACACCGACCGCGCCGGCTTCTCCAATGCGCTCGACTGGGGCCTGCGCATCACGCTGATGATCGCGATGCCCGCGATGATCGGCCTGATGCTGCTCGCGATCCCGCTGGTCTCCACATTGTTCCAGCACGGCGCGTTCACCAGCTTCGACACGCGCATGGCGGCACTGTCGGTGTTCGGCCTGAGCTTCGGCCTGCCGGCCTTCGCGCTGGTGAAGGTGGTGCTGCCGGCGTTCTACGCGCGCCAGGACACCAAGACCCCGATGCGCGCCGGCGTGGCCTCGCTGATCGCCAACATGGTGTTCAACGGCCTGTTCCTCGCGATCCTCTACGTGCTGTGGGTGCCGGCGGAATTGCAGCAGGGCCCGATCCTGGTCGCGC carries:
- a CDS encoding FKBP-type peptidyl-prolyl cis-trans isomerase N-terminal domain-containing protein, with protein sequence MKLRLLAASVAALTLVSGLALAQDTTTEKGKLSYYFGYQFGRDLAESGEQVDVNTLVKAVQDGYGKKQPALAEKDLRPAVEAFQKRQQAKAAAAKAAFDKDAAANKTKSDQYLAANKAKAGVKTLAGASGVQYRVMEPGTGAKPTANSTLALEVGGPYLFGQKAADDKIQNIPSIKLSEVQMPAMREALAQMPAGSKWEIVVPPASAFGADPRTGFPPNVAVAFEVKLVSVK
- a CDS encoding OprO/OprP family phosphate-selective porin, whose amino-acid sequence is MNLTRSTLTLAVLGALGMFAAPAAHAQVALDVIADSEVTFEGLVQADGNWFNNDFANLNGDAPDGKDADFEMRRAELVLKGKGPGNLEWVLGYDAKADKWLDVNAKYKIRGNANHFFQVGQYKQLNSLEELSSTKNNDFISKAVTTNTFGIARRLGAMYQYGDNNWAIAGSVFTKELTEHPAPTPHGPGWGVRAYWAPINATGSIFHVGLSYNNYDTFTDTVQWRARPDADLAGQRIVDTGALRNTDRIATTGLESFWVHGPFKLQGEYMTSTTDRYSGVAGDFKASSGYISGVWNITGETWGYKSGTPSTPLPNNPGSGMFQLALRYDTIDLNDGSVIPGATPTANPTVIGALGGEMDTWTVGVNWYWRSNFKFMLNYVDVSSTRFIGRTSATQAADPINNNRTFNAFVDDNPSIVEARVQFYW
- a CDS encoding sulfurtransferase; translated protein: MAGWTTLVQAETLAVALNRPDLAIVDCRFSLMNPLAGESAYLDGHIPGAVYAHLERDLSDMTPGGEGRHPWPKAETFTAKLGAWGIRPEHQIVAYDDGEGAHAARFWFLMRMLGHEKVAVLDAGWKHWTSVGLPVDSQVPKPVTGRYPGTFDTSRLLDSAQVQARLAQGEMLIDARAADRFRGENEMIDRIAGHVPGAVNRPYPDNLLHDHFKTPMQLADEFRALLGHTSPEQVMVMCGSGVTACHHLLAMERAGLRGARLYTGSWSGWITDPARPIATGEA
- a CDS encoding enoyl-CoA hydratase/isomerase family protein produces the protein MSLIERTTHGSIVELKLARPPVNALNPQLCTDLRNALAEAIAGGAAGIVLSGGPKVFSAGLDVPHLLSLGDDRAALLQAWEAFFGAARALAESPVPVVAALAGHAPAGGCVLALCCDYRVMADGLYRIGLNETQVGLVAPEGIQYLMRRMVGPQRAERLLVGGEMVDAQRAFDIGLVDELASVDEVVKRAHVWLEALLALPRQPVLETRAIARADVVAAMQPERIGLSRFIDAWSAPDTQAGLRALIARLGK
- a CDS encoding enoyl-CoA hydratase/isomerase family protein translates to MTDSAQNDAVLLTTDHGAIRILTVHRPDKLNALNLATLDALHRAFDAAAADPAVRVVILTGSGPKAFVAGADIAEMHALTPVEGRDFSLRGQRMMRRIERMPKPVIAMVNGFALGGGLELAMSCHLRIASDTAKVGQPEINLGLIPGFGGTQRLLRLAGRAATLELCLAGAPIDAARALHLGIVNRVVPAAELESHVMAFAEQLANAAPLAMRGILDCIAVGGECGIEEGLEYESAQFGLMFATDDMREGTTAFLERRKPAFNGR
- the nth gene encoding endonuclease III, which gives rise to MKQPARRTKRTKLTRAEITELFTRLRELNPHPTTELEFKSPFELLVAVVLSAQATDVGVNKATRKLFPVANTPAAIVALGEAKLKKAIATIGLFNTKAANVMALSQQLLDEHDGQVPRTREALEALPGVGRKTANVVLNTAFGEPTMAVDTHIFRVANRTGLAPGKDVRTVEDNLVHVIPAEFLHDAHHWLILHGRYTCLARKPNCPGCPIADLCRFPDKTPPPQAIAPKVSRARNLSQ